The DNA sequence ccacagccccccccttaatccccccaaacccctccaaaAGCAGAGGGCAGCAACGCGGAGGGGAGGacatggggggggtctaggggtgCCCAGCAGGGTCTCTgtgtccctgggggggggaattgggggggagCAGCGTGTGTGTGATCCCGGCTGCAGCACATCTGCGCGTGTGGGGGCGGCTGCACGCGGGCTCCGGGGTGGGCtgcggctggggctggggctgctccgtGGGTGTCCTGCCCActgggggggcgccgggggctgcctgctgctcgcggGGGGCTGCCGTGCAGGGtgtgggtgccgggggggcgCTGGGAGGCtgttgtcccccccccccgcccttgCCAACACCCCCAGGACCCTGGCTCGGCTCTGCCTGATGGGTGGCCGCACCGGCGCGGTGACAGCGGGGTCACCGGGGCCCCACGTGCTGCTGACTCACCAGTGAAATGAGTTTCAGGGAGGCTCAGCCCAGCCTCGGGCCCTTTCCCTGCTGCATTTTTCCCCTGGGGTGCACAACCCCCCCCCAGTTACCCCCCCTTTCACCACACTGAGCTGCCACTGTCgtgccgtgcctcagtttccctccaTGGTCACGGTGCcaaggggagggctgggggcacgaCCCCAAGACGGGGGGCACCCCAAGCAGGACAGGGCTCCGGGAGGAGTGGTGGCCACTGTGTCCCAGCAGGGTGaccgctgtgtccccccccccggtggcGTTGCCCCCCCGGCTGTGTCCCCGCAGCCCTGCACAGCGGTGCCAGCCCTGGCGCAGTGCCCGGCCCTGGCAGGTCCCCGCAGGGACAGGGTGGCCCCGGCCGCGTGGCGGGGTCAGGGCAGACCCCgtgggggcatttggggacgggggggggcaggcacccatgcagagcagcacagtgcatgtgtgtgcacgTGGGTGTGAGTGTGCAAACACGGGGGGGGCAGCTCAGGTCGCTGCCTCGGTTCCCCCCCCTCTTGGTTATTGTTCtgcccctccccacccccatgAACCCACCTTGGGGGGAACTGAGAAGGacccaggacccccccctccAAAGGGGGCACCCCAAGTGGCTCCactcagcagcagagccccaggTGCTGCCGATGCCCGGGCAGGTTTATAAGGGTGGGGGggccaccacctccctcccaccccccccatgGGGCTGCAGGATGGAAGATTAAAGCCTGAGCTgttcctttcccccccccaccccccagacCTGGGGGCAGCAAGGCTGAGCCAAGGGGGGGGAgtcctgggggtggggggattCCCTGGGGATCCTCCTCGCTGTGGGTGCTGTGAGAAAATCCCCCGGggtgggcgggggggggggggaatttcctggccctggggggctcccaCGCTGCCACATGCtataggggatggggacacccgTCTGTCCCCACGCTATGGGGAAGctccaaaccccccccaaaaaccctccTTGcccccctgggggctgcagagccccacATTAGGGCAGGGGAGCccggagctgctgctccctccccaccccaaaacaaatccaggcagggcccccccccgTGCACACCCTGCAGGGGCCAGGAAAGGGGATAGGAGAAGACGAACGCAGACGCTGATGTCAGTTTTattgcaaataattttattttcactcaGTACAAGAATAGACTCTGTAACAGATCTGGAGCAGGGGCTCTCCAAGTGGCTCCGAAGTGCACAAACTGCCCGTGGTGCTGCACGCCCTGTCCCAGCACCAGCGGCACCcccttggaaaaaataataaaaaataaagtccgTCAGTGAATCCGTCCCTCCATCCACAGTCCTCCATCCCTCGAGTCACGgatgccaaaaaaataaaaaaagaaaaccaaaaaaaagccCTCGTCCTCCTCCCGGGGCTCCTCGGCACGGCCCCGTGGCCCCGCACGACTCCTCGGCACGGCTCCGGCGCGCGTCCCCCGCCGGCACCGCTCGCCCTTCCCGCGCCCACCGGTGCGGCCGGGCTgctcccttctctcctctccggtttgaaaaagaaaaaatgaagaatcgGCGGGTGTTTGGGTTGGTTTGGTTGAACTGCTGCTTGTTTCTCCTCCGTCTCCCTGCGGttttagggttgtttttttttttcctcctcctcctctttcagGCACCGCGCCGCGCGGCGCGAGGCCGGCTCAGCGCTCCTGGAGGCAGACGTAGGGCACCCACTGGTTCCTGTCCCGGCTCTCGGCGCAATAACTCGCCACCTCCGCCAGCCCTTGGCTCTTCCAGGCGTCCGTGTGGGGGTTCTGGATATGGAAGGGGGACGAAAAAAGGAGGTGAGCATCGCCGGCACGCGGCCACGCAGCCCCCGAGTGACTCAGGGCCACCCGGCAGCGCCGTGCCATCAGCACCGGGTTGTGCATCAGCACCGTGCCATCATCAGCACCGCGCCGTGCCCGTCACCGACCCCAACTCACCGTGACCAGCAGGCAGTGCAGGTCTCGGGGCTCAGCGCCCGGCTCGGGGTCCCCCAGGAGGGAGGCGAGGCGCTGCATGCCCGAGACGCGCAGGATGTGGATGTCGTTGTCGCAGCAGAAGGCTTGGATCAGGGTGAAGTGGATCTGCAGGGCGATGTCGCCTTCGTCCTCCTCGTCCGTGGCCAGCACGCACAGCACCACGCTGTCGGGGTCTCtgcatgggggggggacacacagcaTTAAGTGTGGGGGGGTCAGGATGGGTGCAgacctcccccccccatccctggTGCCACCACCCCAATGCACCGCAGGGTGCCGATAGCCCCAGGCACAAAACCCTTGCGCCCTCCCCAAAAAACCCATTGCCCCCCAattcccccagcccccccccatgCCCTGGAGCCCCCCCCAGGCTACTCACACGTTCATCAGCTTGGCGGACTCGTAGACGCCCACGGTCAGCCGGTCCTGCCGCTGCGCCGCCACCAGCACCCGCTCCACCGCCTCGCTCACCGCCTGCAtcctttattttggggggggacacagaaaGGAGGGGTCCGGTGAGAGGCTGTAGAGCtgccggacccccccccccctccagccccacgcagccccccccGCGCTTACTTGCTGCTATCGCAAGgcaccagctcctccagggTCATGGTGCGATAATTGTAATCCAGCGggtgaaacagcaaaaaaaaagcccgAAAAGGATAATCCAAGAAGCGGCGAGGCTGTTCGCTGCGGCGCTGTCGCGATATCGTTGTCGCGGTGTCGCTGTCGCGATATTCCCGCACCCCTTCCTCCAGCAAACGGCGTCCGCTCCGCGCTGCAGCCGGGCTCGGTCTGAGCCGCGCCGCGCCCGGCGCCTCCTTTTATAGCCTCCCGGGTGGGCGGGGCCTGGCGGCCCCCGCGGCTCTCATTGGCTGGGACGGGGGGAGGGCGGCGCGGGGATTGGTCGAGCCCCACGTGGGGAGCGTTGGGCTGCGGGGAAAGCCCCGCCCCGAAACTTGCCCCCCCCGCAGGGACCGGgaacggggggggggcggggggggggcacgggaaaagggggggggtaaaagggggaggggggggtacatgatggggggggggtgcaccaaaagggggggctgggggggtccttTGCAAAgtgggggggcaccggggggggatttgcaatggggggggggcaatggggggggggcggttTTTGgaatattggggggggggggcacggtcCGTGCATGGGGGGGCACCAAAAGGGGGGGATTTGCAAAgtgggggggcaccgggggggggatttgcaaggggggggggcacgctCTGtgcatgggggggggcaccagggggggtggggggaggttTTTGcagtgggggggggcacggttCGGGcattggggggggcaccgggggggttgCAGCGAGGGGGGGCTCTTTGCAAtgtgggggggggcatggggaggggggtacaccgggggggggggggcggtttttgcaatggggggggggcacgggcagTGCATTTGGGGAGGGgatgcaccgggggggggctttttgcaccggggggggcacgCTCcgtgcatgggggggggggcgcatcTGGGGGGGGTTCACTGGGGGGGGCCGTTTGtgcaatttggggggggcacgCTCGGTGCATGGGGGGTGCACCGGGGGCCGCTGTGTTTTGCAGTGGGGGGGGGGATtccgtgccggggggggggcggggggggctccTGGAGCCGCTGCGCCCCCTgcagggggagcgggggggggcacccgggGCGCGCTCGGGGCTggggcgggcggcggctgcCACCTGCCGGGGGGGAGGCGATGGGgacgggacccccccgggaccccccccccccgggacccccccccccggaccctGCTCCGTCTGGGCACATTCGGGGTTATCGTTAATtagcaaaatgtttatttttttttatttaaatctttattttttaccttttttttattttattgtttttaatttgtttcttttattttttctattttttttaatttatttattttctttttttttcatttttttcatttttctttcattttttcttttcttttcttttcttttcttttcttttcttttcttttcttttctttcatttttcttttcttttcttttctttttttcttttcttttctcttttccttccctttctcattttttttctccttttttctccttttttcctcttttttctctttttttttctcttttcttttttcttttccttttctctttcgctttttttttctctttttctcctttccctttttatttatttatttttctttt is a window from the Anas platyrhynchos isolate ZD024472 breed Pekin duck chromosome 29, IASCAAS_PekinDuck_T2T, whole genome shotgun sequence genome containing:
- the GADD45B gene encoding growth arrest and DNA damage-inducible protein GADD45 beta, coding for MTLEELVPCDSSKMQAVSEAVERVLVAAQRQDRLTVGVYESAKLMNVDPDSVVLCVLATDEEDEGDIALQIHFTLIQAFCCDNDIHILRVSGMQRLASLLGDPEPGAEPRDLHCLLVTNPHTDAWKSQGLAEVASYCAESRDRNQWVPYVCLQER